A single genomic interval of Lathyrus oleraceus cultivar Zhongwan6 chromosome 7, CAAS_Psat_ZW6_1.0, whole genome shotgun sequence harbors:
- the LOC127103640 gene encoding uncharacterized protein LOC127103640 — protein MEQLQENQVVLQEEVSQMRSQMRQLMEIIQAVARGQEVMAKMQEEMNQRASTTNPPTPQTVENPTLVPQADPPININAPVGVPNDNPRPHALEIDNQLDAFFSPRDASQDDAFGSATNKVERKVKAIEEKLKAMGSTEILGLDAAEMCLVPGVIIPAKFKVPDFEKYKGNSDPRTHIRAYCRKMAAYSSDDQLLMHFFQDSLSGASLDWYMQLEGNHIHTWMEMDEAFLKHYQYNTDMAPNRTQLQNLTQRSEESFKEYAQRWRELAARVQPPLLERELVDMFMGNLQGPYLDRMVGSTSSGFSDLVLAGERIENMIKMGKIQNSASTSSASKKPFVPYGKKREGETNAASIIRNPTYPQVAAIAPVQPSQQQPFAIPVQTQQQQRELGPPPAVLPPGYDANARYEFHSGAPGHSIENYKAY, from the exons ATGGAGCAACTTCAAGAGAACCAAGTTGTCCTTCAGGAAGAAGTATCCCAAATGCGGTCCCAAATGCGGCAATTGATGGAGATTATTCAAGCAGTCGCAAGAGGCCAGGAGGTtatggcaaaaatgcaagaagaaatGAATCAACGTGCCAGTACTACCAATCCTCCTACCCCTCAAACGGTCGAGAATCCGACTCTAGTTCCTCAAGCTGATCCTCCAATTAACATTAATGCACCCGTCGGTGTTCCAAACGACAATCCTCGTCCTCATGCTCTTGAGATAGACAACCAACTTGATGCATTCTTCAGTCCAAGGGACGCTTCTCAGGATGACGCCTTCGGTTCCGCAACCAACAAGGTGGAAAGGAAGGTAAAGGCTATCGAGGAAAAGCTCAAGGCAATGGGGAGCACTGAGATTTTGGGCCTCGATGCGGCAGAAATGTGCTTAGTACCTGGGGTCATCATTCCGGCCAAGTTCAAAGTtccggactttgaaaaatataagggaaatagcGACCCTAGGACACACATTAGGGCATACTGCCGAAAGATGGCTGCCTATTCCAGCGATGATCAACTTCTAATGCATTTTTTCCAGGATTCCCTCagtggggcatctttggattggtacatgcaACTCGAGGGAAACCATATTCACACCTGGATGGAAATGGATGAGGCATTCCTCAAGCactatcagtacaacactgatatGGCACCTAATCGCACGCAGTTGCAAAATTTGACTCAGAGGTCTGAGGAgtccttcaaagagtatgcccagcgGTGGAGGGAATTAGCTGCTAGGGTACAACCCCCATTGCTAGAAAGAGAACTGGTAGACATGTTTATGGGAAACTTACAAGGTCCATACCTTGATAGAATGGTAGGGAGCACCTCTTCAGGCTTTTCTGATTTGGTCTTAGCCGGTGAAAGGATAGAAAATATGATTAAAATGGGAAAGATCCAGAACTCTGCCAGTACTTCTAGTGCATCGAAGAAACCTTTTGTTCCCTATGGTAAAAAACGAGAAGGCGAGACCAATGCTGCCTCCATCATTCGAAATCCCACTTATCCACAAGTAGCTGCCATAGCTCCCGTCCAACCAAGTCAACAACAACCATTTGCAATTCCTgttcaaactcaacaacaacaacg GGAGTTAGGACCCCCACCAGCGGTTCTTCCTCCCGGTTATGATGCAAATGCCCGCTATGAATTTCATTCTGGCGCTCCTGGGCATTCGATCGAGAATTATAAAGCATATTAA